One segment of Cynocephalus volans isolate mCynVol1 chromosome 8, mCynVol1.pri, whole genome shotgun sequence DNA contains the following:
- the LOC134383351 gene encoding kinesin-like protein KIF9, which yields MGHRKKVHAFIHAKPTDDFAHEMIRYGDDKKSTHIHLTQDTRKGVVTPQHTDWSFKLDGVLHDASQDLAYETVSKEVVSRALNGYNGNLIN from the coding sequence ATGGGTCATAGGAAAAAAGTTCACGCATTCATCCATGCCAAACCCACTGATGACTTTGCTCATGAAATGATCAGATATGGAGATGACAAGAAAAGCACTCATATTCACTTAACACAAGACACTCGGAAAGGAGTCGTCACTCCCCAGCACACAGACTGGTCGTTCAAGCTGGATGGAGTTCTCCATGATGCCTCCCAGGACTTGGCTTATGAGACAGTCTCCAAGGAGGTGGTTTCTCGGGCCCTCAATGGCTATAAtggtaatttaattaattaa